In the Streptomyces cinnamoneus genome, CGTCGTCGACGCCGCCGTGCAGATCCACGGCGCCCGCGCCCTGCGCCGGGGCCACCTCCTGGAGCACCTCTACCGCGAGGTGCGCGCCCCGCGCGTCTACGAGGGGGCCAGCGAGGTGCAGCGGACCATCATCGCCAGGGAGCTGTACCGATGACCCTCCGGCGCACCAACCCGGCCGGGCTGTCCCCGCCCACCGGCTTCACCCACGCCGTCACCGCCACCGGCGGCCGGCTGGTGTTCCTCGCCGGCCAGACCGCGCTGGACGCGGACGGCACGGTCGTGGGCGACGGCCTGCCGGAGCAGTTCGAGCGGGCGCTGGCCAACCTCCTGGCCGCCCTGCGGGCCGTGGGCGGCGAGCCCCGGCACCTGGCGCGCGTGACCGTCTACGCCACGGACGTCGGGGCGTACCGCGCCCACGCGAGGGAACTGGGCGCCGTGTGGCGGCGCCTGGCGGGACGGGACTACCCCGCGATGGCCCTCGTGGGCGTCACCCGGCTCTGGGACGAGGAGGCCCTGGTGGAGCTGGACGGAACGGCCGTGCTGCCCTGACGGCGGGGCCGGTGTACGGTTCGGTACCGTTCCGTGTTCCCGTGTAGGCAAGGTGGCGTCTCGATGGCTCCTCGTCGGAATGCCGGCCCGGACGGCCTGACCTTCACCGAGCGCGCCCGGCGGGAGCAGATCGTCGAGTGCGCGATCGACCTGATCTCCACCCGGGGCTACCCGGCGACGTCGCTGGCGGCGATCGCCGAGGAGGCGGGCATCTCCAAGGCCTCGGTCCTGTACCACTTCACCTCGAAGGACAACCTGGACCGGGCGACGCTGGCCCATGTGATGGAGCGCTTCTCCGCCCACGTGACGGAGCGGGTGGAGCGGGAGTCCGACCCGGTGGCCGCCGTCGTCGCCTACGTCCGCGCGATGATCTCCTACCAGCAGGCCAACCGCCGGCACGTCCGCGTGATCACCGAGATGCTGCTCGACGACGAGGGCGGCACGCGGCTGAAGACGCCGGGCTCGCACGACACCAACGACCGCTGGCAGGGGCTGGCCCGGCTGCTGGCCGCCGGCCAGGAGGCGGGGTGCTTCCGCGCGTTCGACACGCGGACCACGGCGCTGG is a window encoding:
- a CDS encoding RidA family protein, producing MTLRRTNPAGLSPPTGFTHAVTATGGRLVFLAGQTALDADGTVVGDGLPEQFERALANLLAALRAVGGEPRHLARVTVYATDVGAYRAHARELGAVWRRLAGRDYPAMALVGVTRLWDEEALVELDGTAVLP
- a CDS encoding TetR/AcrR family transcriptional regulator, translating into MAPRRNAGPDGLTFTERARREQIVECAIDLISTRGYPATSLAAIAEEAGISKASVLYHFTSKDNLDRATLAHVMERFSAHVTERVERESDPVAAVVAYVRAMISYQQANRRHVRVITEMLLDDEGGTRLKTPGSHDTNDRWQGLARLLAAGQEAGCFRAFDTRTTALAVGGSIDNVVSYWLVHPEFDLDAAADELVTFTLNAIERRD